The Fusobacterium polymorphum genome segment TAATCCTCCATATTTAGTTAAAAAATATTTTATTTATGTCCTCTGCTGTTAAATTTAATAAATCTTTAAGTTTCCTAATATCTTTTATATTCCAATTTATTTTTTCTTTTATTTTGCAATGTAAATTTTGTTTAGTCATTCTCATTTTTTTAGCTAGTTCATCATAGCTATTTACGTCATTTTCAATCATTTTTATTCTTAAATGTTTATTGTTTATCATTTTTTTCTACCTCCCAACAGCCAATTTAATTTATATTTAATAACTTCTTTTAATGTAGCTTTTCTAAATTTCATTTTTCCTCCATCTCCTTTATTTTTTCCACAGCTCTTTTTAATGTTAATCCTTGTAGTTCTTCTTTATTCCAATACTTAATTAATATCTTATAGTGCATTTTCATTACCTCCGTATATTAAAATTTTTATAAACGTGTAATTTAATTCATTTTAGTATATATTTAGTTATTAATAACGTATATTTTAATTCATTATAGTATATATTTAGTTTTTTGTAAAGTATAATTTTTGGTTTTTTTGGTGGTATATTATTTATACCATATACTAGATATATTTTAATAATATTAAATGTATATTTTACAAAAAGTATATTTTTTGTTATTATAATTGTATAAATTTTAAGGGGGTTATCATTATGTATGATTATTTTTTAGGATTATTAATAAAAAAATTTAGGATTTCTAAAGGATTGACTCAAAAAGAATTAGCTAATGAGTTGGATAAATCAGAAATATCAATAAAGAAATATGAAACAGGTGTACTTAAAACTCCTTTTTCAGTGTTATTTATGACAGTGCATATGTTGGGTATAGATGTGTTTACATTTTACAATTATCTTAGAGATTTAGTTGAGGAAATAAAAAGAGAGAATAGAATCACTCAAGATGAATTAGATAAGTGTGTTGAAAAATTGGAGGAGGATGCTCTTAAAATATATAAAGGTTGGGTACAAACAGATGATTTAGAACCAATTGATGATGACAAGCAATCAAATTTTAGATTTTTGTATCGTCAAATATTTGGTTATGTTGATAGATTTATAAAAAATAAAAACGAAGAAAATAAAACAGCCATTTGGTTATCTGATGAGGAAACTGAGGTTGTAGTAAATGATATTATTGATTATTTAAACTACAAAATAGAAAAATATTATAATGGTGAGTTAAATGAAAAAGAAATCTAATGGTGAGGGTAGTATTATTACCACAACTCTTAATGGCAAACCATACTATAAGGCTTCTGTTACAATAGGATTTGATAGCAATGGTAAACAAATTAAAAAGAGTTTTGGTAGTTATAAAAAATCTATTGTCTTAAATAAAATGGATAAAGCCAAATATGAGGCAAAAAATAATATGTCTTCTAATTCTAATATAACTTTTGGAAATTTATTTAAAGACTGGATATTTAATTTTAAAAAAATGGATGTTAGTGATAACACATTTAGTGTCTATGAGACTACTTATAGATTAAGACTTAAAGATTATAATATAGCTAATAAGAGAGCAAATCAAATAACTCTAAATGATTTACAAGCATATTTTAATGAATTGCAAGAAAAGTTTACAGCAGGGCAAATTAAGAGAACATATATACATATCCATTCTTGTATAAAATTTGCTATATTTCAAGGTGTGATGGTTAGAGATTACTGTGGAGGTATAATCTTACCAAAAGAAAAGAAAAAAGAAAAATATAATGTCTTTTCTAAACAGGAGCAAGAATTAATCTTAAAAACTTTAAATAAAAAAGATGTGGTTGATTGTTTAATTTACTTCACATTTTACACTGGTCTTAGGTTAGGTGAGGTCTTAGCATTAAGATGGGATGATATAAAAGACAATATCTTAACTATAAACAGACAATATAATAAAAGAGTTGAGGTAATAGATATAGGAAAAAATAATTTAACTTATGAATTTAAAGATTTAAAGACTAAGAATAGTAAAAGAGAAATACCATTACCAATTAAAATATTAGATTTATTAAAAGATTTACCTAAACAATTTGATTTAATATTTACAATTAATGGTAAACCTTTTGATAGAAAAAGACCACAACGTAGAATGATTTCATTATGCAAAACATTAAAAATTGAGTATAGAAGTTTCCATAGTATTAGACATAGTTATGCTACGAGACTATTTGAATTAGATATACCAATTAAAACTGTACAATCTCTAATGGGACATAGTGATATGTCTACTACAATGGATATTTACACACATGTCATGAAAGACAAAAAGTTAGAAATATTGGATAAACTCGATAATCTATAAAACAATGAAAAAAACAGGGGTTTAACACTAGCCTCTGTTTTAAATTTTTCTGCTATTTTTCTGCTACAATTTTTAAAATTATAAGATTTTATGAAATTTTATTGAAAGTCTATAATAACAAACTAACGATTTTATCTACGTTTATAAAATTATAAGACTTTAATAAAAAGTATGGCACACCCAGTAGGACTTGAACCCACAACCCTCTGATCCGAAGTCAGATGCTCTATCCAATTGAGCTATGAGTGCACATATAGTTTTAGATTAACATATATTTTTTTATCTGTCAATTACAACTTTACAAAAGTTAATTATATTATTATTTTAAAATCTAACATTTTTAACATATAATGTAATCTATCAATAATTTATTGACAATCTAAAATAAAAAAAGTATTATATCAATTATAGAAAAGAAACTATATTAGAAGTTTATAACTAAATTTTTTTACACAAGGAGGAAAATTATGAAATTTTTTGTAGATCTAAATTCTGACATTGGTGAAGGCTATGGAGCTTACAAACTTGGAATGGACGAAGAAATCATGAAATGTGTTACCAGTGTAAATTGTGCTTGTGGTTGGCATGCAGGTGACCCATTGATTATGGACAAAACAATTAAAATTGCAAAAGAGAATAATGTTGCTGTTGGTGCTCACCCTGGATATCCAGACTTGTTAGGTTTTGGTAGACGGAAAATGGTAGTAACTCCTGAAGAAGCTAAGGCATATATGTTATATCAACTTGGTGCTTTAAATGCTTTTGCAAAAGCTAATGGAACTAAACTTCAACATATGAAATTACATGGTGCTTTCTATAATATGGCAGCTGTTGAAAAAGATTTAGCAGATGCAGTTTTAGACGGAATAGAACAATTTGATAAAGATATAATAGTTATGACTTTAAGTGGAAGTTATATGGCAAAAGAAGGAAAAAGAAGAGGATTAAAGGTAGCAGAAGAAGTTTTTGCAGACAGAGGATATAATCCTGATGGAACTCTTGTTAATAGAAGTTTACCTGGTGCTTTTGTAAAAGACCCTGATGAAGCTATTGCTAGAGTTATAAAAATGGTAAAAACTAAAAAAGTTACTGCTGTTAATGGAGAAGAAATTGATATTGCTGCTGATTCTATCTGTGTACATGGAGACAATCCAAAAGCTATTGAATTTGTAGATAGAATAAGAAAATCATTAATTGCAGATGGAATAGAAGTGAAATCATTATATGAATTTATAAAATAAGATGAGGTGTTAAGATGGAGAAAAAAAATAATTTATCTGTTCTTTTAGGAGCAGCATTTTTAATGGCAACTTCGGCAATAGGACCTGGATTTATGACTCAAACAGCAGTTTTTACAAAAGATATGGGAGCAACATTCGCTTTTGTAATATTGGTTTCAGTTATAATGTCTTTTGTAGCTCAATTAAATGTATGGAGAGTTCTTGCTGTTTCTAAAATGAGAGGACAAGATATTGCAAACAGTGTTCTACCAGGACTTGGTTATTTTATAACATTTTTAGTTTGTTTAGGTGGTTTAGCTTTCAATATAGGGAATGTTGGAGGAGCTGCCTTAGGTTTTCAAGTTTTATTTGATTTAGACTTAAAAATTGCTGCTCTTGTAAGTGGAGCATTGGGAGTAATTATATTCTCTTTTAAATCTGCTTCAAAACTTATGGATAAATTAACTCAAGTATTAGGTGCAATGATGATTTTACTTATAGGATATGTTGCTTTCTCAACTAATCCACCTGTTGGAACTGCTGTAAAGGAAACTTTCATACCTAGTTCTATAAATTTAATGGCTATTATTACTTTAATCGGTGGAACTGTTGGGGGATATATTATGTTCTCTGGTGGGCATAGACTTATAGATGCTGGAATTGTTGGAGAAGAAAACTTACCACAAGTTAATAAATCTGCAATATTAGGAATGAGTGTTGCTACAATAGTAAGAATTTTCTTATTCTTAGCAGTTTTAGGTGTTGTTTCTCTTGGAAATCAACTTGATGCAGGAAACCCAGCAGCAGATGCTTTTAAAATTGCAGCAGGAACTGTTGGATATAAAATATTTGGTTTAGTATTCTTAGCAGCTGCTTTAACTTCTATTGTTGGAGCTGCTTATACAAGTGTATCTTTCTTAAAAACTTTATTTAAAGTTGTTAAAGATTATGAAAATTTATTTATAATAGGCTTTATAGTTGTATCAACTTTAATCCTTATTTTCTTAGGTAAACCAGTAAAATTACTTGTTCTTGCAGGTTCATTAAATGGACTTATTTTACCTATCACTTTGGCAATCACTTTAATAGCTAGTAAGAAAGAAGGAATTGTTGGAAAATACAAACATTCAAATATTTTATTCTTATTAGGTTGGGTTGTTGTACTTGTAACTGCATATATAGGAGTACAATCTCTATCAAAGTTAGCAGAATTATTTGCTTAATGGAGGTATAAAAATGGAAAATTCAGTAAAATTTTTATTTTCTGGAGATTCTGCTCTAGTAATAGAATTTGGAAATGAAATCTCTGTTGATATAAATAAGAAAATTAGAAAAATGATGGAATTATTGAACTTGTTCCTACTTATTGTTCTTTGCTTGTAAATTATGATGTCTTAAAAGTTGACTATCAAAGTTTGGTTGAAAAATTAAAAACTCTTTTAAATGATGATAATGAAACTGTTGAAGATGAAGAAGTTACTTTAATTGAAATTCCTACCTTATATAATGATGAATGTGGACCTGATTTATCTTATGTAGCTGAATATAATAAACTTTCAAAAGAAGAAGTTATAAAAATTCATACAGGAACAGATTATTTAGTTTATATGCTTGGATTTATGCCAGGTTTCACTTACCTAGGTGGAATGTCTGAAAAAATAGCAACTCCTAGATTAGAAAGCCCTAGATTACAAATTTATCCAGGTTCAGTTGGAATAGCAGGTAAACAAACAGGAATGTATCCTTCAATGTCTCCTGGTGGTTGGAGAATTATTGGAAGAACTCCATTAAAATTATATAATCCTAACAGTGAAACTCCTGTCTATATAAGTTCTGGAGACTATATAAGATATGTTTCTATTTCAGAAGAAGAATATAATAATATTCTAAAAAAAGTAGAAAATAATGAATATAAATTAAATATTCATAGAGTTAAGAGAGGTGAGCTAAATGCCTAGTATAAAAGTTCACAAACCTGGATTATGTACAACTGTTCAAGATATTGGAAGAATTGGTTATCAACAATTTGGAATACCTGTATCTGGAGTTATGGATGAGTTTGCTTTTACAGTAGCTAATTATCTTGTTGAAAGTGATAAAAATAATGCAGTCTTAGAAATACCTTTCTTAGGACCTACATTAGAATTTGACTTTGATGTAACAATAGCCATAACAGGTGCTGATATTCAGCCAAAAATAAATAACCAAGATATTAAAATGTGGCAGTCTATAAATGTTAAAAAAGGAGATACTCTTTCTTTTGGTGGTTTAAAAACAGGAATAAGAACTTATTTAGCATTTTCAGCTGAAATAGATGTTCCTATTGTTATGGGAAGCAAATCTACTCTTTTAAAATCTAAATTAGGTGGTTTTGATGGTAGACAACTAAAAATGGGAGATACTATTAATTTTAAAAATATTAAAGTTCTATCTAAGAAAAATATTTTAGACAAAAAATATATTCCTGAATATAAGCATAATCAAAATATTAGAATAGTCTTAGGACCACAAGATAATTATTTTGATGAGTCTTCTATAAAGACTATGCTTGAAAATAAATATCAAGTTACAAAAGATGCTGATAGAATGGGAATGAGATTATCAGGAGAGGTTATAAAACATAAGGATAAGGCTGATATAATATCTGATGCAGCAGTTTTTGGTTCTATACAAGTTCCTGGTAATGGACAACCAATTATTTTACTAGCAGATAGACAAACAACAGGAGGTTATACTAAAATTGCCACTGTTATAAAGGCTGATTTAGCTAAACTTGCTCAAATGGTTCCTAATGATACTATTGAATTTAGTCTTGTAAATATTGAAGAAGCTCAAAAAGAATACAAAGAATTTTATAAGATTCTAGATGAAATAAAAGAATCATTTGTAGTTAAGCCAAAAGTTTATACAGAAAAACAATTATATGTAATAAAAAAATTATTTGGAAATAGAAAAAAATAAAAAATTACTGCACCTTTAATCTTAGATTTTAGGTGCAGTTTTTTTATTTATTATAACCTTTTAAATTCTAATAGCTGTTTCTAAGGCAAGTTCTATCATTTCAGAGAATGTTTTCTCTCTTTCCTCTGCACTTGTGATTTCTGGACTAACTAATGAATCTGAAATAGTTAAAATTGAAAGTGCTTTAGCCTTATACTTGGCAGCTAATGTATAAAGTCCAGCTGTTTCCATTTCAACTGCTAATACACCAAAATCTGCCCATTTTTTATAATAATCACTATTATCATTATAGAACTCATCACTTGTTAAAACATTTCCAGCTTTTATTTTAATATTTTTTTCTTCTGCAACTTTTAAAGCCATTGAAAATAATTCAAAATTAGCAGTAGGAGAAAAATTAGCTCCATTAAATCTTCTGTTATTGATATTAGAATCAGTTGAAGTTGACATAGCTATAACAACATCTCTAACATTTACATCTTTTTGATAAGAGCCTGCTGAACCAACTCTAATTAAATTTTTAACTCCATAATCTTTCATAAGTTCTGTTATATAGATAGATATTGAAGGAATACCCATTCCTGTTCCTTGTACAGATACCTTTTTCCCTTTATATGTCCCTGTAAAACCTAACATACCTCTAATATCTGTATAGCAAAAAGGATTTTCTAAGTAATTTTCTGCTATCCATTTTGCTCTTTTAGGGTCACCAGGTAATAACACAGTTTCTGCAATATCTCCTACTTTTGCTCCTATATGTATACTCATAGCTTAAACTCCTTTCATCAGTTACTTTTTAAATACTTTTCTATTCCATTAACTAAACCATCTACAATCTTTTCTTGATATTTTTCATCTGAAAGTTTTTTATCTTCTTCTTCATTTGACATAAATCCTAATTCTATTAGTGTATTAGTTACTTCTGCCCAATTAGTACCTGTTAAATCATCTCTATATATTACTCCTCTATTTTTAGCACCTGTTGACTTAACATATTCTTCTAATAATATTTTTGAAAATTTTTCACTTTCTTTTTGAGTTTTTTCTGTATATTTATTTTTAGGTGAAGAAGTAAGTACACTTGCACCATAAGTATTCTTATTTTCACTTCCATCTGCATGTAGCCTTATATACAATGTAGCTTTATTTTTATTGGCAAATAGTGCTCTTTCTACATTACTGATGTTAACATCATTTATTGTTCTAGTCATTATAACTTTATAACCTTTTTTTTCTAAACTATCTTTTAATTTCAGACCAAGTTCTAACATTAATTCAGATTCATATTTTTTTGTAAAAACTCCTCTTGTTCCTGTTGTAACTTTTGCTTTTTTCTTTGTACTATTAGGAGCTATTGGCTCAAGTTCATTATTTCCTTTTGTTTGATGTCCTGGGTCTATACAAATTATATAGTTTGATGGATTAAAAGTCTTTTCCTTTTCTTCTGATAACACTACTACTGATAATAATAAAAATAAAACTAACAAAATTTTCTTCATTTTAAATATTCTCCTTTTATTCTAATATTGAATATATTTTATCATATAAAATAAAAAAACACACTAGTAAAGTGTGTTGATGTTAAAATGGCGCTTCCTAATGGACTCGAACCATTGACGCTGCGGTTAACAGCCGCATGCTCTACCGACTGAGCTAAGGAAGCAAATAGCTTGGCAAATCCATACTCTCCCAGGCCGCTTCCAGCCAAGTACCATCAGCGTATATGGGCTTAACTTCTAGGTTCGGAATGTAACTAGGTGTACCCCCATAGCTATACTCACCAAGCAAATATATTTTATCACATAAAGTTATTATGCGCAAGTCTGAACACTTGAAACTATATAGTAGAGTTTAGATTAAAACTTCGATAATTAGTATTGATCAGCTAAATACATTGCTGTACTTACACCCCCAACCTATCAACCTCCTAGGCTCGAAGGTATCTTAAAGAATACTTATCTTGAAGTTAGTTTCCCGCTTAGATGCTTTCAGCGGTTATCTATTCCAAACGTGACTACCCAGCTGTGCCACTGGTGTGACAACTGGTACATCAGAGGTTTGTCCATCCCGGTCCTCTCGTACTAAGGACAGGTCTTCTCAATATTCTAACGCCTACAGTGGATAGGGACCGAACTGTCTCACGACGTTCTGAACCCAGCTCACGTACCGCTTTAATGGGCGAACAGCCCAACCCTTGGGACCTTCTCCAGCCCCAGGATGCGATGAGCCGACATCGAGGTGCCAAACCCTACCGTCGATATGGACTCTCGGGTAGGATCAGCCTGTTATCCCCAGGGTAGCTTTTATCCGTTGAGCGACGACCCTTCCATTCGGAATCGCCGGATCACTATGTCCTGCTTTCGCATCTGCTCGACCCGTCAGTCTTGCAGTCAAGCTCTCTTATGCCATTGCACTCTATGGTTGATTTCCATCCAACCTGAGAGAACCTTTGAACGCCTCCGTTACTCTTTCGGAGGCGACCGCCCCAGTCAAACTGCCCACCTAGCACTGTCTCCGTGGCTACAAACCACAGATTAGAATTTCAGCATTGAATGGTTGGTATTCCACCGATGACTCCGATACAGCTAGCGCCATATCATCATAGTCTCCCAACTATCCTATACATGCAATGCCAAAACCCAATACCAAGCTACAGTAAAGCTCCATGGGGTCTTTCCGTCCTACTGTAGGTAACCGGTATCTTCACCGGTAATACAATTTCACCAGGCCTCCCGTCAAGACAGCGCTCAAATCATTACACCATTCGTGCAGGTCGGAACTTACCCGACAAGGAATTTCGCTACCTTAGGACCGTTATAGTTACGGCCGCCGTTCACTGGGGCTTCAATTCGGAGCTCTCACTCCTCCTCTTAACCTTCCAGCACTGGGCAGGTGTCAGCCCATATACATCGCCTTCCAGCTTAGCATAGACCTGTGTTTTTGTTAAACAGTTGCTTGAGCCTCTTCACTGCGACCCTCGAGCGCTTTGTATCGCATGGATACTAACACCCAAGGGCTCCTCTTCTCCCGAAGTTACGAGGTTATTTTGCAGAGTTCCTTAACGAGAGTTAGCCTGTCCGCCTTAGATTTCTCATCCTGACCACCTGTGTCGGTTTACAGTACGGGCAGTCATATATTAACGTTAGAAGCTTTTCTTGGCAGCGTGGGATTTGCGCATTCATCTTACGACTGTATATCATACCTCAGATATAACTTAATGGATTTACCTACTAAGTCATCCTACATACTTCTACGGACACTTCCGTTCGTCCGTGCGCATACCCTTCTGCGTCCCTCCATCACAATAAATGACTGGCACAGAAATATTAATCTGTTTTCCATTCGCCTACGCATTATAGCCTGGGCTTAGGTCCCGGCTTACTCAGGGAAGACAAGCTTTACCCTGAAAACCTTGGTCTTCCGGCGAGGGGGATTCTCGCCCCCTTTCTCGCTACTTATTCCTGCATTCTCACTTCTGATACCTCCAAAGTCGGTTACCCTTCTTCTTCAACGGCCTACAGAACGCTCTCCTACCAATCCTTACGGATTCCACAGCTTCGGTTTATAACTTAGCCCCGTTACATTGTCGGCGCAGAGACTCTCGACTAGTGAGCTATTACGCACTCTTTAAAGGTATGGCTGCTTCTAAGCCAACCTCCTAGTTGTTTGTGAATCTCCACCTCCTTTCCCACTTAGTTATAATTAGGGACCTTAGCTGGTGGTCTGGGTTGTTTCCCTTTTGACAATGGAAGTTAACTCCCATAGTCTCACTCCTGAGCTATAAATTATGGTATTCGGAGTTTGATTGATTTCAGTAAGCAATATGCCCCCTAGATCATTCAGTGCTCTACCCCCATAATTGAACACTCAAGGCTGCACCTAGATGCATTTCGGAGAGAACGAGCTATCTCCTAGTTCGATTGGCTTTTCACCCCTAAACCTACCTCATCCCCCAACTTTTCAACGGCGGTGGGTTAGGACCTCCACTGTGTCTTACCACAGCTTCATCCTGGACAGGTTTAGATCACCAGGTTTCGCGTCTACGCCAAACGACTAATTCGCCCTATTAAGACTTGGTTTCCCTTCGGCTCCGTTATACTTAACCTCGCCGTTTAACGTAACTCGCAGGATCATTCTCCAAAAGGCACGCCATCACCCAAATGGGCTCTGACCGCTTGTAAGCACACAATTTCAGGTTCTATTTCACTCCCCTCCAGGGGTTCTTTTCACCTTTCCCTCACGGTACTATGCGCTATTGGTTAGTAAGAGTATTTAGCCTTATGAGATATGGTCCTCACTGATTCACACAGAATTCCTCGTGTTCCATGTTACTTGGGAGCAAAGTTATATGTGTAAGGATTTACTTATACAGGACTTTCACCTTCTGCGGTTCACCTTTCCAGACAATTCTAATTCATCAATACACTATATTGAATATCTTACAGTTCTTCATCACTCTGTCCCACAACCCCTTAAATACAATGGCTGTATCCTTGGCATATTTAAGGTTTAGGCTTGACCCATTTCGCTCGCCGCTACTTTGGGTATCGTTTTTACTTTCTTTTCCTCGCGTTACTTAGATGTTTCAGTTCACGCGGTTCCCTCTTTCGTATTAAGACTCCATCTTAATAGATTGCTCCATTCGGAAATCCTAGACTCTTACGTTCGATTGCAACTTATCTAGGCTTATCGCAGCTTACCACGTCCTTCATCGGCTCTTACTACCTAGGCATCCTTTGTGTGCCCTTAATTATTTTAACCTATTTTTTTGACAGCTAACTCTAAGAAATTGTTAGAGTTAATTTTTTTTCTTGTTTGTTCTACTATATAGTTTCCAATGTTCAGAAGTAATGTAAAGAACATTACCAATAGAATAGAGAAAGACTTATTCTCCTTAGAAAGGAGGTGATCCATCCGCACGTTCCCGTACGGATACCTTGTTACGACTTCACCCCAATCGCTAATCACACCCTCGGAGCATCCCTCCTTACGGTTAGGCCTGCTACTTCAGGTGCAACCAACTCTCGTGGTGTGACGGGCGGTGTGTACAAGACCCGAGAACGTATTCACCGCGACATTGCTGATTCGCGATTACTAGCGATTCCAACTTCATGTACTCGAGTTGCAGAGTACAATCCGAACTAAGAATAGTTTTCTGAGATTAGCTCCACCTCACGGCTTTGCGACTCTCTGTACTACCCATTGTAGCACGTGTGTAGCCCAGCGTATAAGGGGCATGATGACTTGACGTCATCCCCACCTTCCTCCTGCTCATCGCAGGCAGTATCGCATGAGTCCCCAACTTAATGATGGTAACATACGAAAGGGGTTGCGCTCGTTGCGGGACTTAACCCAACATCTCACGACACGAGCTGACGACAGCCATGCACCACCTGTCTTTAGGTTTCCCCGAAGGGACACTGAAACATCTCTGTCTCATTCCTAAGATGTCAAACGCTGGTAAGGTTCCTCGCGTTGCGTCGAATTAAACCACATGCTCCACCGCTTGTGCGGGTCCCCGTCAATTCCTTTGAGTTTCATACTTGCGTACGTACTCCCCAGGCGGATTACTTATCGCGTTTGCTTGGGCGCTGAGGTTCGACCCCCAACACCTAGTAATCATCGTTTACGGCGTGGACTACCAGGGTATCTAATCCTGTTTGCTACCCACGCTTTCGCGCTTCAGCGTCAGTATCTGTCCAGTAAGCTGGCTTCCCCATCGGCATTCCTACAAATATCTACGAATTTCACCTCTACACTTGTAGTTCCGCTTACCTCTCCAGTACTCTAGTTACACAGTTTCCAACGCAATACAGAGTTGAGCCCTGCATTTTCACATCAGACTTATATAACCACCTAGACGCGCTTTACGCCCAATAAATCCGGATAACGCTTGTGACATAC includes the following:
- a CDS encoding helix-turn-helix domain-containing protein gives rise to the protein MYDYFLGLLIKKFRISKGLTQKELANELDKSEISIKKYETGVLKTPFSVLFMTVHMLGIDVFTFYNYLRDLVEEIKRENRITQDELDKCVEKLEEDALKIYKGWVQTDDLEPIDDDKQSNFRFLYRQIFGYVDRFIKNKNEENKTAIWLSDEETEVVVNDIIDYLNYKIEKYYNGELNEKEI
- a CDS encoding NRAMP family divalent metal transporter; protein product: MEKKNNLSVLLGAAFLMATSAIGPGFMTQTAVFTKDMGATFAFVILVSVIMSFVAQLNVWRVLAVSKMRGQDIANSVLPGLGYFITFLVCLGGLAFNIGNVGGAALGFQVLFDLDLKIAALVSGALGVIIFSFKSASKLMDKLTQVLGAMMILLIGYVAFSTNPPVGTAVKETFIPSSINLMAIITLIGGTVGGYIMFSGGHRLIDAGIVGEENLPQVNKSAILGMSVATIVRIFLFLAVLGVVSLGNQLDAGNPAADAFKIAAGTVGYKIFGLVFLAAALTSIVGAAYTSVSFLKTLFKVVKDYENLFIIGFIVVSTLILIFLGKPVKLLVLAGSLNGLILPITLAITLIASKKEGIVGKYKHSNILFLLGWVVVLVTAYIGVQSLSKLAELFA
- a CDS encoding N-acetylmuramoyl-L-alanine amidase family protein, giving the protein MKKILLVLFLLLSVVVLSEEKEKTFNPSNYIICIDPGHQTKGNNELEPIAPNSTKKKAKVTTGTRGVFTKKYESELMLELGLKLKDSLEKKGYKVIMTRTINDVNISNVERALFANKNKATLYIRLHADGSENKNTYGASVLTSSPKNKYTEKTQKESEKFSKILLEEYVKSTGAKNRGVIYRDDLTGTNWAEVTNTLIELGFMSNEEEDKKLSDEKYQEKIVDGLVNGIEKYLKSN
- a CDS encoding biotin-dependent carboxyltransferase family protein, which codes for MPSIKVHKPGLCTTVQDIGRIGYQQFGIPVSGVMDEFAFTVANYLVESDKNNAVLEIPFLGPTLEFDFDVTIAITGADIQPKINNQDIKMWQSINVKKGDTLSFGGLKTGIRTYLAFSAEIDVPIVMGSKSTLLKSKLGGFDGRQLKMGDTINFKNIKVLSKKNILDKKYIPEYKHNQNIRIVLGPQDNYFDESSIKTMLENKYQVTKDADRMGMRLSGEVIKHKDKADIISDAAVFGSIQVPGNGQPIILLADRQTTGGYTKIATVIKADLAKLAQMVPNDTIEFSLVNIEEAQKEYKEFYKILDEIKESFVVKPKVYTEKQLYVIKKLFGNRKK
- a CDS encoding DUF739 family protein, translating into MINNKHLRIKMIENDVNSYDELAKKMRMTKQNLHCKIKEKINWNIKDIRKLKDLLNLTAEDINKIFFN
- a CDS encoding tyrosine-type recombinase/integrase, which translates into the protein MKKKSNGEGSIITTTLNGKPYYKASVTIGFDSNGKQIKKSFGSYKKSIVLNKMDKAKYEAKNNMSSNSNITFGNLFKDWIFNFKKMDVSDNTFSVYETTYRLRLKDYNIANKRANQITLNDLQAYFNELQEKFTAGQIKRTYIHIHSCIKFAIFQGVMVRDYCGGIILPKEKKKEKYNVFSKQEQELILKTLNKKDVVDCLIYFTFYTGLRLGEVLALRWDDIKDNILTINRQYNKRVEVIDIGKNNLTYEFKDLKTKNSKREIPLPIKILDLLKDLPKQFDLIFTINGKPFDRKRPQRRMISLCKTLKIEYRSFHSIRHSYATRLFELDIPIKTVQSLMGHSDMSTTMDIYTHVMKDKKLEILDKLDNL
- the deoD gene encoding purine-nucleoside phosphorylase is translated as MSIHIGAKVGDIAETVLLPGDPKRAKWIAENYLENPFCYTDIRGMLGFTGTYKGKKVSVQGTGMGIPSISIYITELMKDYGVKNLIRVGSAGSYQKDVNVRDVVIAMSTSTDSNINNRRFNGANFSPTANFELFSMALKVAEEKNIKIKAGNVLTSDEFYNDNSDYYKKWADFGVLAVEMETAGLYTLAAKYKAKALSILTISDSLVSPEITSAEEREKTFSEMIELALETAIRI
- a CDS encoding LamB/YcsF family protein, which codes for MKFFVDLNSDIGEGYGAYKLGMDEEIMKCVTSVNCACGWHAGDPLIMDKTIKIAKENNVAVGAHPGYPDLLGFGRRKMVVTPEEAKAYMLYQLGALNAFAKANGTKLQHMKLHGAFYNMAAVEKDLADAVLDGIEQFDKDIIVMTLSGSYMAKEGKRRGLKVAEEVFADRGYNPDGTLVNRSLPGAFVKDPDEAIARVIKMVKTKKVTAVNGEEIDIAADSICVHGDNPKAIEFVDRIRKSLIADGIEVKSLYEFIK